The following proteins come from a genomic window of Gossypium raimondii isolate GPD5lz chromosome 5, ASM2569854v1, whole genome shotgun sequence:
- the LOC105771203 gene encoding lysM domain receptor-like kinase 4 encodes MIYALFLIWVAVSSSSAQQFYDPSGCSSDTSNQGSRYTCDSAQQPCRTFLVYRANQHFGHQNLLNISALFQVESDELLDLNNIASPLETLKRGREVLVPINCSCSGEYFQASLSYRVSERTSFPEIACGVFEGLLKSLTLLQENPSQGTDVETGVKLDVPLRCACPGGFARFNGVKYLVTYPILEGDGITPLSMKFSIAPEDLLAANHLEPKSTVYPNTTVLVPLKSDPVINLNVPDSPPPTPGFLPTITVEKTKNTKLRKLYIAGSVVGFFLIVVALLACGFYVKAVKKWKGERLQSFTDRNSVLSCSTARSSPRSGQTGRSSTNSCLSPDLLAGIKFSLYNYGIEDIKRATNDFNEDTNKIGEQVYKGLIDNESVMIKQMRFEDTRQVIDMHSKINHVNIVSLHGVCYGENDFAWSYLIFELPTNGCLKNCLSNQANRLSWHRRTQIAFDVATILHYLHYCIFPSYAHMSVNSRNIYVTSKWRAKLANIGSTLAISASTMNDKVFTVNGLVAPQNPMNEAASVKVDVFAFGVVLLELISGKEAAQGTFLKDSIRFLGGGANEGGCFEQLRSFIDPCLKNEYLIAEALCLAILAKACIEDDPLRRPSMDDILKVLGRMV; translated from the coding sequence ATGATTTATGCCTTGTTTCTCATCTGGGTTGCTGTCAGTTCAAGCTCTGCTCAACAGTTTTATGACCCATCTGGTTGTTCTTCCGATACCAGTAATCAAGGTTCAAGGTACACCTGCGATTCTGCCCAACAGCCATGCAGAACATTCTTAGTTTACAGAGCCAACCAACATTTCGGACACCAGAACCTGCTGAATATCTCTGCCTTGTTTCAGGTCGAATCTGACGAGTTGCTAGACTTGAACAACATAGCTTCACCTTTAGAAACTCTGAAACGAGGTAGAGAAGTTCTTGTCCCTATAAACTGTTCGTGTTCTGGAGAATACTTTCAGGCTAGTTTAAGCTACAGAGTCTCTGAAAGAACATCATTTCCAGAGATTGCTTGTGGAGTGTTCGAAGGGTTATTGAAATCCTTAACGCTGCTCCAGGAAAACCCATCTCAAGGGACTGATGTTGAGACTGGTGTTAAGCTTGATGTTCCTTTGAGATGTGCCTGTCCTGGTGGTTTTGCTCGTTTTAATGGAGTGAAATATCTTGTAACATACCCTATCCTGGAAGGAGATGGAATAACCCCATTAAGCATGAAGTTTAGCATCGCTCCTGAAGATTTATTGGCGGCTAACCATTTGGAACCCAAGTCGACTGTTTATCCCAACACAACTGTTTTAGTTCCTTTGAAATCAGATCCTGTAATAAACCTCAACGTACCAGATTCTCCACCTCCAACTCCAGGTTTTCTTCCCACCATCACAGttgaaaaaacaaagaatacAAAATTGAGGAAATTGTATATTGCAGGATCAGTTGTTGGGTTTTTCCTGATTGTTGTAGCATTGCTTGCTTGTGGGTTTTATGTGAAGGCCGTAAAGAAATGGAAGGGAGAGAGACTACAGTCTTTTACAGATAGAAACTCTGTACTCTCTTGCTCAACAGCCCGAAGCTCTCCTCGATCCGGACAAACTGGTAGAAGCTCTACAAATTCTTGTTTATCACCTGATCTTCTAGCCGGGATTAAATTTTCTTTGTACAACTATGGCATAGAAGATATAAAAAGAGCTACAAATGACTTCAATGAAGATACCAATAAGATTGGAGAGCAAGTCTACAAGGGATTGATTGACAATGAAAGTGTAATGATCAAGCAGATGAGATTTGAAGACACCCGCCAGGTTATAGATATGCATTCTAAGATAAATCACGTTAATATTGTGAGCCTCCATGGTGTTTGTTATGGTGAAAATGACTTTGCCTGGTCATATCTGATTTTTGAACTCCCTACCAATGGCTGCTTAAAGAACTGTTTGTCGAATCAGGCTAATCGTCTCAGCTGGCATCGAAGGACTCAAATAGCTTTTGATGTAGCAACCATTTTGCATTACTTACATTATTGTATTTTCCCTTCGTACGCTCATATGAGTGTAAATAGCAGGAATATTTACGTGACATCGAAATGGAGGGCAAAGCTAGCAAATATCGGATCGACTCTTGCTATCAGCGCATCGACAATGAATGACAAGGTTTTTACTGTCAATGGGTTGGTTGCACCACAGAATCCCATGAATGAAGCGGCATCAGTGAAAGTGGATGTTTTTGCATTTGGGGTTGTTTTGCTTGAGCTCATCTCAGGGAAAGAGGCCGCTCAAGGAACTTTCCTTAAAGATTCAATTCGATTTTTGGGAGGGGGAGCCAATGAAGGAGGTTGTTTTGAGCAATTGAGGAGTTTCATCGATCCATGTCTGAAAAATGAATATCTGATAGCTGAAGCTTTATGTTTAGCAATTTTAGCCAAGGCTTGCATAGAGGATGACCCTCTCAGAAGGCCATCCATGGATGATATCCTCAAAGTTCTTGGAAGAATGGTGTAA
- the LOC105771204 gene encoding alpha carbonic anhydrase 7, which translates to MEKLPTQFFVCSFFILLALHPFSVRSQEVEDESEFDYGANSTKGPARWGEIHAEWGACSNGTMQSPIDMSNERVNIVSHLGRLKKSYKPSNATLRNRGHDMMLRWEDEAGAIEIKGTEYVLHQCHWHSPSEHTINGRRYDLELHMVHESADGKVAVIGIMYKIGRQDSFLSLLMDHLEAITDITDRERAVGVIDPRHIKFGSRKYYRYIGSLTIPPCTENVVWSIVRKVRTVTREQVRFLRVAVHDEWDSNARPLQSINKRSIQLFRPDDKVEN; encoded by the exons ATGGAAAAGCTACCAACCCAGTTCTTTGTTTGCAGTTTCTTCATTCTTCTTGCCTTGCATCCATTCTCGGTAAGATCTCAAGAAGTCG AGGATGAAAGTGAGTTTGATTATGGAGCAAATAGTACAAAAGGGCCAGCAAGATGGGGAGAGATTCATGCAGAATGGGGTGCTTGTAGCAATGGGACCATGCAATCTCCCATTGATATGTCCAACGAAAGAGTTAACATTGTTTCCCATTTAGGGAGGCTTAAGAAAAGCTACAAGCCCAGCAATGCCACTTTACGAAACAGGGGCCATGATATGATG TTGAGATGGGAAGATGAAGCAGGAGCTATAGAGATAAAGGGTACAGAGTATGTACTGCACCAGTGCCATTGGCACTCACCTTCCGAGCACACTATCAACGGAAGGAG gTATGATTTAGAGCTACACATGGTTCATGAAAGTGCAGATGGCAAGGTTGCTGTAATAGGTATCATGTACAAGATTGGAAGACAAGATTCTTTCCTGTCACTA TTGATGGATCATTTAGAAGCCATTACTGATATCACAGACAGAGAGAGAGCGGTGGGGGTGATCGATCCAAGGCACATTAAATTTGGCAGTAGAAAATATTACAGATACATCGGCTCTCTTACAATTCCTCCTTGTACTGAAAACGTGGTGTGGAGCATTGTCAGAAAG GTGAGGACTGTAACCAGGGAGCAAGTGAGATTTCTTCGTGTGGCTGTTCATGAT GAGTGGGATAGTAATGCAAGACCGCTTCAATCAATAAATAAGCGATCAATTCAACTCTTTAGACCAGACGATAAGGTTGAGAATTAG